A stretch of Rhododendron vialii isolate Sample 1 chromosome 4a, ASM3025357v1 DNA encodes these proteins:
- the LOC131322779 gene encoding transcriptional regulator SUPERMAN-like: MEKTKDSWTWSKRKYNSISHLQPPTHPNSYRDSWEEQAFAVDAAGGLIGGCVWPPRSYSCSFCRREFRSAQALGGHMNVHRRDRVRLNQSPYPHNDETLHKHQDHDQDHIPNPCTSLGCNPNHPGPDRVVFSSPSLASRVFSPALLATQENRDERIFLPTVSPPNTIENLRIQSTPTSRSNLKMVVCQIRPAGDGEEEEEGMSCKRRRTTDSNSSCDRNSTPLQSEVLDQLSSTSTEEEEEEEVDLELRLGYHQPEVM; encoded by the coding sequence ATGGAGAAAACAAAAGACTCATGGACGTGGTCGAAGCGAAAATATAATTCCATCTCTCATCTTCAACCTCCAACCCACCCTAATTCCTATCGCGATTCTTGGGAAGAACAGGCTTTCGCAGTGGATGCAGCCGGCGGGCTCATTGGAGGGTGTGTTTGGCCTCCGCGTTCGTATTCTTGCAGCTTTTGTAGGCGAGAGTTCCGGTCAGCTCAGGCCCTGGGCGGGCACATGAATGTCCACCGGAGGGATAGGGTGAGACTAAACCAGTCTCCCTATCCCCACAATGACGAAACTCTTCATAAACACCAAGACCATGATCAAGACCACATTCCAAACCCATGTACATCCTTAGGTTGTAACCCTAATCATCCCGGACCTGACCGGGTTGTCTTTTCATCGCCCTCGTTGGCATCTAGGGTTTTTTCACCAGCTCTGCTTGCAACACAAGAGAATCGCGATGAAAGGATCTTTCTCCCTACTGTATCTCCTCCGAATACTATCGAAAATCTTCGTATCCAGTCCACTCCTACATCGCGGTCAAATTTGAAGATGGTTGTTTGTCAAATTCGCCCAGCCGGTGacggagaggaggaggaggagggtatGAGTTGCAAGAGAAGGAGAACTACTGATTCAAATTCAAGTTGTGATCGAAATAGTACTCCTCTTCAATCAGAAGTACTTGATCAGCTTAGTTCTACCTCAacggaggaagaagaagaagaagaagtagatcTTGAGCTTAGGCTCGGATATCATCAGCCTGAGGTGATGTAG
- the LOC131322058 gene encoding uncharacterized protein LOC131322058 isoform X1 — MAARAISLRLRLTRLRPITNPSLLRHFSSDSTSVRGQDNPRSEDSTVEASNKGNSFAEIGKGLRQLNSDHRAQKKENESAIVTTEEHQETELTPQERFVPGSFVFPPRRRTTFIDHAKQLKKKRSWPELVGLLVHEAAWKIQEEMPEAQIEVVPPKFGYTLEFRYNRVRLHIDYSGKVRFAPEEG; from the exons ATGGCGGCCAGAGCAATCTCTCTCCGACTCAGACTAACCAGACTCAGACCCATAACAAACCCTAGCCTCCTCCGCCACTTCTCATCGGATTCCACCAGCGTCCGTGGCCAAGACAACCCAAGGAGCGAGGACTCCACCGTCGAAGCGAGCAACAAAGGCAACTCGTTCGCAGAGATTGGCAAGGGCTTACGTCAGCTCAACTCCGACCACCGTGCTCAGAAAAAGGAGAACGAGTCGG CTATTGTTACTACAGAAGAACATCAAGAGACCGAGCTTACTCCTCAAGAAAGATTTGTTCCTGGATCATTTGTATTCCCACCAA GACGCAGAACCACATTCATAGACCACGCCAAGCAACTGAAGAAAAAAAGGTCATGGCCAGAGTTGGTGGGGCTGCTTGTTCATGAAGCAGCATGGAAAATACAGGAAGAGATGCCTGAAGCTCAGATTGAGGTAGTTCCACCAAAGTTCGGTTACACCTTGGAGTTTAGATATAACAGGGTACGATTGCACATTGACTACTCCGGAAAAGTAAGATTTGCTCCAGAAGAAGGCTAA
- the LOC131323923 gene encoding uncharacterized protein LOC131323923 produces MSRLLSLFKSLDDAEVSKLRNQVMKSRGVAYLTSKDESFLLTLACAERLEDLDKAASTVARLGHRCSDFGLNRFDLVYTDLKLGIIDLGKLEYGSKDSHKKIEKMEKLVFATSRLYAALESLTEMETSERKLHQWRNNSTSRMALQAQATSFDMFNQKIGYQRKQVTHLKATSLWSQTFDRSVGLMARIVCIVYARICVVFGPFVSFLPHVSLRNVRCSHRRDIIRIQPEYCLIEPIREQVLTTRSGPIPTVAKPKLVRFHSQKSILYSADLGASSSNNNRVFNAAGPATVGGSGLTLRYANLILLLEKYLDSGVTIGDDARGALYDTLPENLKTMVRTKLAKNVSIGAAAEEEGDGELLAEGWREAMREIMGWLGPVANDTALWQAERSFGKRRFEPRPPVLLLQTLHFSDKEKVEAAVAEVLVGLSFIYRYENRRDSSNGGGGGGERVVGGGRCSFDGASLKF; encoded by the coding sequence ATGTCGCGATTGCTCTCCCTCTTCAAGTCCCTCGACGATGCCGAGGTCTCGAAGCTGCGCAACCAAGTCATGAAATCCCGGGGCGTCGCGTACTTGACCTCGAAAGACGAGTCGTTCCTCCTGACCCTCGCCTGCGCCGAGAGGCTCGAGGACCTCGACAAGGCCGCGTCCACCGTGGCCCGGTTGGGCCACAGGTGCTCGGATTTCGGCCTGAACCGGTTCGACCTCGTCTACACAGACCTCAAGCTGGGCATAATCGATCTGGGAAAGCTCGAATACGGCTCGAAAGATTCCCACAAGAAGATCGAGAAGATGGAGAAGCTGGTCTTCGCCACATCCCGCCTTTACGCCGCGCTGGAGTCCCTAACCGAGATGGAAACATCGGAGAGGAAGCTGCATCAATGGAGGAACAACAGCACCAGCAGGATGGCGTTGCAGGCGCAGGCCACGAGCTTCGACATGTTCAACCAGAAAATAGGTTACCAGCGGAAGCAGGTTACTCATCTGAAGGCGACTTCGCTGTGGAGCCAGACGTTCGACAGGAGCGTCGGTCTCATGGCCCGAATCGTGTGCATCGTCTACGCAAGAATCTGCGTCGTTTTCGGGCCCTTCGTGTCTTTCCTCCCGCACGTCTCCCTCCGCAACGTTCGCTGCTCGCACAGGAGAGATATAATTCGGATCCAGCCCGAGTACTGTTTGATCGAACCCATCAGAGAGCAGGTTCTAACCACCCGGTCTGGGCCTATTCCGACGGTTGCGAAGCCGAAACTGGTCAGATTTCACAGCCAGAAATCGATTTTGTATTCGGCTGATTTGGGGGCTAGCAGCAGCAACAATAACAGGGTGTTTAACGCAGCGGGGCCCGCGACCGTGGGAGGGTCCGGGCTGACGCTGCGTTACGCCAACCTGATTTTGTTGTTGGAGAAGTATTTGGATTCGGGGGTGACGATTGGAGACGACGCTCGGGGGGCGCTGTACGATACGTTGCCGGAGAATCTGAAGACTATGGTGAGGACAAAGTTGGCGAAGAATGTGAGTATCggggcggcggcggaggaggagggagaTGGCGAGTTGCTGGCGGAGGGGTGGAGAGAGGCTATGAGAGAGATAATGGGGTGGCTGGGGCCGGTGGCGAATGACACCGCGCTATGGCAAGCCGAAAGGAGTTTCGGTAAGAGGAGATTCGAGCCAAGGCCTCCAGTTTTGTTGCTGCAGACTCTGCATTTCTCGGATAAGGAGAAGGTGGAGGCCGCGGTGGCGGAGGTGTTGGTGGGGTTGAGTTTTATTTATCGGTACGAGAATCGACGGGATTCTAGtaacggtggtggtggtggtggtgagaggGTTGTGGGTGGTGGTCGCTGCTCTTTTGATGGTGctagtttgaaattttga
- the LOC131322058 gene encoding uncharacterized protein LOC131322058 isoform X2 yields the protein MAARAISLRLRLTRLRPITNPSLLRHFSSDSTSVRGQDNPRSEDSTVEASNKGNSFAEIGKGLRQLNSDHRAQKKENESEEHQETELTPQERFVPGSFVFPPRRRTTFIDHAKQLKKKRSWPELVGLLVHEAAWKIQEEMPEAQIEVVPPKFGYTLEFRYNRVRLHIDYSGKVRFAPEEG from the exons ATGGCGGCCAGAGCAATCTCTCTCCGACTCAGACTAACCAGACTCAGACCCATAACAAACCCTAGCCTCCTCCGCCACTTCTCATCGGATTCCACCAGCGTCCGTGGCCAAGACAACCCAAGGAGCGAGGACTCCACCGTCGAAGCGAGCAACAAAGGCAACTCGTTCGCAGAGATTGGCAAGGGCTTACGTCAGCTCAACTCCGACCACCGTGCTCAGAAAAAGGAGAACGAGTCGG AAGAACATCAAGAGACCGAGCTTACTCCTCAAGAAAGATTTGTTCCTGGATCATTTGTATTCCCACCAA GACGCAGAACCACATTCATAGACCACGCCAAGCAACTGAAGAAAAAAAGGTCATGGCCAGAGTTGGTGGGGCTGCTTGTTCATGAAGCAGCATGGAAAATACAGGAAGAGATGCCTGAAGCTCAGATTGAGGTAGTTCCACCAAAGTTCGGTTACACCTTGGAGTTTAGATATAACAGGGTACGATTGCACATTGACTACTCCGGAAAAGTAAGATTTGCTCCAGAAGAAGGCTAA
- the LOC131322058 gene encoding uncharacterized protein LOC131322058 isoform X3, whose product MAARAISLRLRLTRLRPITNPSLLRHFSSDSTSVRGQDNPRSEDSTVEASNKGNSFAEIGKGLRQLNSDHRAQKKENESGRRTTFIDHAKQLKKKRSWPELVGLLVHEAAWKIQEEMPEAQIEVVPPKFGYTLEFRYNRVRLHIDYSGKVRFAPEEG is encoded by the exons ATGGCGGCCAGAGCAATCTCTCTCCGACTCAGACTAACCAGACTCAGACCCATAACAAACCCTAGCCTCCTCCGCCACTTCTCATCGGATTCCACCAGCGTCCGTGGCCAAGACAACCCAAGGAGCGAGGACTCCACCGTCGAAGCGAGCAACAAAGGCAACTCGTTCGCAGAGATTGGCAAGGGCTTACGTCAGCTCAACTCCGACCACCGTGCTCAGAAAAAGGAGAACGAGTCGG GACGCAGAACCACATTCATAGACCACGCCAAGCAACTGAAGAAAAAAAGGTCATGGCCAGAGTTGGTGGGGCTGCTTGTTCATGAAGCAGCATGGAAAATACAGGAAGAGATGCCTGAAGCTCAGATTGAGGTAGTTCCACCAAAGTTCGGTTACACCTTGGAGTTTAGATATAACAGGGTACGATTGCACATTGACTACTCCGGAAAAGTAAGATTTGCTCCAGAAGAAGGCTAA